One Brassica napus cultivar Da-Ae chromosome C4, Da-Ae, whole genome shotgun sequence genomic region harbors:
- the LOC106375828 gene encoding UDP-glycosyltransferase 73C12-like — translation MGSETAQKSYPPLHFVLFPFMAQGHMIPMVDIARLLAQRGVTITIVTTPYNAGRFKNVLSRAIESGLPIKVVHVKFPSQEAGMPEGKENIDMLDSMELMIPFFKAVNMLEEPVQKLMEEMSPPPSCLISDMCLFYTSKLAKTFNIPKILFHGMCCFCLLCMHVLRENLEILESLESDKEYFTVPYFPDKVEFTRPQVPVETYVPGEWKEFLDEIKEADKTSYGVVVNTFQELEPAYVKDYKEARSGKAWSIGPVSLCNKIGEDKAERGDKAVIGQDECFKWLDAKEEGSVLYVCLGSICNLPLSQLKELGLGLEESERPFIWVIRGWEKYNELAVWIQESGFEERVKERGLLIKGWAPQVLILSHPSVGGFLTHCGWNSTLEGITSGLPLLTWPLFADQFCNEKLVVQVLKAGVKAGVEQPMKWGEEEKIGVLVDKEGVKKAVEELMGESDDAKERRRRAKELGVLAHKAVEEGGSSHSNITSLLEDIMQLAQSNN, via the coding sequence CTTACAATGCAGGGAGGTTCAAGAACGTTCTAAGCCGTGCCATTGAGTCTGGCTTGCCCATCAAGGTAGTGCATGTGAAGTTTCCATCTCAAGAAGCTGGCATGCCAGAGGGAAAAGAGAATATCGACATGCTCGACTCCATGGAGCTGATGATACCTTTCTTCAAAGCGGTTAACATGCTCGAAGAACCGGTTCAGAAGCTCATGGAAGAGATGAGTCCTCCACCAAGTTGCTTAATCTCTGACATGTGTTTGTTTTATACAAGCAAACTCGCCAAGACGTTCAATATACCAAAGATCCTCTTCCACGGCATGTGTTGCTTTTGTCTTCTGTGTATGCATGTCTTACGCGAAAATCTTGAGATCTTGGAGAGTTTGGAGTCTGACAAAGAGTACTTCACCGTTCCCTATTTTCCTGATAAAGTTGAATTCACAAGACCTCAGGTTCCTGTGGAAACATATGTTCCTGGAGAGTGGAAGGAGTTCTTGGATGAAATCAAAGAAGCTGATAAGACATCCTATGGAGTGGTAGTCAACACATTTCAAGAGCTGGAGCCTGCTTATGTCAAAGACTACAAGGAGGCAAGGTCAGGTAAAGCATGGTCCATTGGACCTGTTTCCTTGTGCAACAAGATAGGAGAAGATAAAGCTGAGAGGGGAGACAAGGCGGTCATTGGTCAAGATGAATGTTTTAAATGGCTTGATGCTAAAGAAGAAGGATCGGTGTTATATGTTTGTCTTGGAAGTATCTGCAATCTTCCTTTGTCTCAGCTCAAGGAGCTTGGCCTAGGCCTAGAAGAATCTGAACGACCTTTCATTTGGGTCATAAGAGGTTGGGAAAAGTATAATGAGCTTGCTGTGTGGATCCAAGAGAGCGGCTTTGAAGAAAGGGTGAAAGAGAGAGGGCTTCTCATAAAAGGATGGGCACCTCAAGTACTTATCCTTTCACACCCTTCTGTTGGAGGATTCTTGACACATTGCGGATGGAACTCAACTCTTGAGGGGATAACCTCTGGTCTACCACTCCTTACATGGCCTCTATTTGCAGACCAATTCTGCAATGAGAAACTAGTTGTGCAGGTACTAAAAGCCGGGGTGAAAGCCGGGGTTGAGCAGCCTATGAAATGGGGAGAGGAGGAGAAGATAGGAGTGTTGGTGGACAAAGAAGGAGTGAAGAAGGCAGTTGAAGAGTTAATGGGTGAGAGTGATGATGCtaaggagagaagaagaagagccaaAGAGCTTGGAGTGTTAGCTCACAAGGCTGTGGAAGAAGGAGGCTCTTCTCATTCTAATATCACTTCCCTCTTAGAAGACATAATGCAACTAGCACAATCCAATAATTGA